TTCTTCTTTCGCCCGTCATCGGGGTCTTGATTTATTCGTTCCAGTCTGGGAATGGCTGGCGAGCCGCTCAGGGCGCCATCCCCGTCAATGTGTATGCACTGACGAGGTCAAAAAAAGTCTACCATACAAAAAGATGTCCAAGATTTGGTGTATCCCATCCGCCACCGACGGCGGCCAGTCGCGTATCAACTTCGTCCATTCTCATACCGCGCCTGCAAAGCCCCGAAAGCTTCACCGACGCGGGAGACCCATCCGATGTTTCTCGCTCCCAACCGACCGCAAAATCTCTGGCTGTAGCCGTGTCAGGAAGAACGTATCGACGTATCCGACCACGAGCTGCGCCATCACAAGGGGAGAATATTGTTCGCGTCCAGCCAGAGAAACCCCCTAGGCCTCACTCGAAGCCTCGAGGCTCCCGGTTGTCGTCGAACGAACAAAAAGGCGCCAAGCCCACAAAATTCTTCCATTTCGTGAAAAATCAGATTTGCCTTTCATCGCGTCCGATACTAGTAACAAGGTCGTGTCAAACGCCTATGTCATGGCCCCCTCCGCCCTCGACACCTTTGCCCTGAAGCCACCAGAAGGGGAGAGCTTGGATGCTTCAGACGGAGGCAGCAGCATCATGTTATCCACGTGGCTATCATCACCTGCAAAATATCCAATTAGCATTCTCGTCGTTTTTTTTTCGAGTATGCGCAGTTGCGCTGAGAGAGAGATTGGGGGGAGACCAAACATACACTTTTTTGAAATGGAGAAATCATAAAGAGGAAAGGAAGGAAATTTTTGGGAGCTCTCTGAAAGATTTTTATACGGACGCGAGGATCTGCCCCGCGCTAATCGCTTTTTTGGTGGGGACCTTCTGCCTGAGGTGCCAGCAAGCGCCGGCTGGGGGACCTGAGGAAGGCGCCATGCTGCAGCAGCCCACCTGTGTCGCATTGGATGGGTGGGCTCCGACATCGTTCCACCGTCTTGCTGCAGTGAGCTAAGGACTTTAAGCTGTGATAGCTTCAAATGTCACAAAATCATACCTGATCTCAACCCACTCATCATTCCTTCTGATCACGCCATTGTGCCCTGCCGGAGCTCCAATTTGATCGCCACACCTTCCACATTTTACCCCAAGCTTTTGCGCGGTCGCTTGTCTTCAATTAGCCCTGCTAGACCTTCCCGATGCTTCGCCAATGCTGTCGCAGTAGAGCGTTGGCTGCGCTGCGTCCGCGCACATCACGATCGCAACCCCTTAGCCGAAGTCTCTCTCTTCTTCAAAACTCAATATGTAGTCAGACAAGTCTTCCTGGCCGTCAGGCTCGTCACCTGTCAACGGCGAAACCTCAGCAGGCGCAAGACGAGTCAAAACACACACAGCTGTCAGAGGAGTTCAAGGAGTGCTGTGAGCAAGTTCAAGAATACCAGTGTAACTCCTGAAGCTTCTGCTAACTTTCTAAAACAACAGTCGCACTCCCTCAAATGTCGTCGCCCGATACATGGAGTAAACCAGGCTCCTCGATCATCGTCAGCGGACACATCGGCCGAACGAGAAAGGTCGGCAAGAACTTGGCATTCGCCCACCTGGAGCGCAACGGAGAACGAATTGGTCAAATCTGTGCCAAGGGCGACAATGCGGCTACACTAGCAAAGATTCGCCCCTTCAGCGCCGTTTTGGCAAAGGGCGTAACGACAGACGCATCGGGCGCGACACGATTCGAGATTGACATGGATTCGATACAATACCTCAACCCATTCCCGAAGGACATCATCGTTGGTCCCGATACCGTTTTCCCGCCAGAGCAACGTCATCTCCAGCTGCGCTTCCACAAGGAGCTGAAGGAGAGGCTGCGGTTCCGTGCGCAGCTCAAGTCGTCCATGGGGCAGGCGATGGTGGACAGGGAGTTCATGGACGTCGAGACGCCCATCCTCTTCAAGTCGACTTCAGAAGGCGCAAGAGAGTTCATTGTGCCGACGCGGCGACCCAGATACGCCTATGCGCTACCCCAGAGCCCCCAGCAGTATAAGCAGGTCCTTATGGCTTCTGGAATGGGGGGTTACTACCAATTTGCGCGGTGCTTCCGTGATGAAGATCATCGTGCAGACCGTCAACCCGAATTCACACAGGTGCGTGGCTCGTGCTGCTAATGAGTACAGGTAGCTAACATGATGATAGCTGGATATGGAAAAGTCCTTTGCTACGGGCAAGACCATCATGGAGGACGTAGAATATGTCGTCGGCCGTGCGTGGGATGCTGTGAGAGAGCAGTACGTCATGGAAGTGGGAGAAGACTCATTCGCGCCGGTCAGGAAGGCATCACTCGAGGTATGCGATCGCTCTCCATTCCTAATGCAGCAAAGTAGAGTTAAGAGCTGACAGAGAATAGGACTGGAAACAATGTGTTCAGGACAGTATGAAAGACGACGCCAAAGCACCTCTCTACCAAGAATACCCTGCCATTTCTGCGCCATTCCTCAGAATGAAGTACACCGACTGCATGGACTTGTACGGATCCGACAAGCCGGATCTGCGCATTCCCAACAGGGTCAGTTGCGTCCCATAGACGCCTCTAAGCATCACAAGACTAACAGCGTCCAGATATGTCGCGTTGACGAAAGCCTCAACAAGGACTTTGTCAGCATGATCACAGATCTCGACGCACCAATCGTCGAAGTCTGGAAGATCAGCCCACACGAAGACGCTGATAGGCGGGACGTGTGGAAGTTTGTGACGGAGTTCATGGAGAATCTGCCCAAAAGCCTATCACAAAACCCAGACGGCGCTCCCACAGCCTTGATGTTCGACAGCAGCAAACCGCTCAACGGCTTCTCCGCCCTTGGTCCCGAAGGCCTAGACAGCATCCTAGGCTCTCTCCCCGAGGAAGCCGGCTTTTCGTCGCTCGAGAACGGAGACATCGTCCTCTTCCAGGCACGCAAGAACCAGCCCCAGCAAGGAGGCTCAACCAAACTCGGCGAAGCGAGAATCGCCCTATACCACGCTGCCGTGGAGGCCGGCCTCCTAGACAGGGACGACACCTTCAAGTTCCTCTGGGTGACCGACTTCCCCATGTTCACCCcggaagaagaaggcgacGTCGGTCAGGGCGGCGCTTCGGGCTTCTCGGCCACCCACCACCCCTTCACGTCCCCGCACTCCGGAGAGGACTTTGAGCTGCTCTTCAAGGACCCGCTCCGGGCCAAGGCCGACCACTATGACCTCGTGCTCAACGGCGTGGagctcggcggcggcagccggCGTATCCACATTGCCGAGATCCAGGAGTTCATCTTCCGCGACATCCTCAAGATGAGCCAGGACAAGATTAAGGAGTTTTCGCACCTACTCAAGGCGCTAAGGGCGGGGTGTCCGCCGCACGCGGGCTTCGCCATCGGGTTCGACCGGTTCGTGGCCGTGTTGAGCGGCTCGTCTTCCGTCAGGGACGTGATTGCGTTCCCGAAGAATAATAACGGCGTGGACGAGTTTGCTGGCGGGCCGGGCAAGATGACGAAGGAGCAGTTGCTGACGTATAACCTGCAGTTCCGCAAGAAGGAATGAGCAGGTTGAGGTACTCTCACTCTCCTCCATTTTGCGGCGGTATCGCGTTCACTGTCACATACTGTACTATTTTGTAAAATCATCTTACTGTAACAATATCTACGGCCGTGGGCGCCTGGTGTGGATAGACGCGATAGAACACCACTTATAAGGATTTGGACAGTTGAATCAGGGATATTATTGTATTCCATATTCATCATGGTGACTCCATGGCGTGAACGCTCCTAATAACACAATCAAAAGAACCTCCCAAGTCATCATCATCCTATTTCAGtcttcctttcctttccaTGATCGCATCCCATCCAGATGCTACATCGTTCTTCAGGATCTCTTCCACTGCCCAGCATCCTCAGCGCCCTTGCCGACAGAATTCAGCGCGCCCGACAATCCCTGTCCGAGGTTGGCAATCCCATCGCCTACAGGGCGGCCAGCGGACCCGGTCGCGCTGGTGATGGTGTCGCCGACGCCCTGGGTCGCGGCGCCGGTGACGTTGCCGACGGTGCGGGTCACGCCGCCGACGGTGTTGCCTAGGGCCGAGGTGACGAATTTGGCGCCGCCCGTGACGCCTGCGTTCTGGTCGCTGTTTCCGACGGGCATTTTGGGGAAGATTGGTTTGTGTTGTTGGGAGGCGGGTGCGAATTTGTTTAAGAGGGGGACGTCTTTTATTTTGGTTTGGTTATGTTGTTTGTTGAAGGTTGGCATGCGGTTGGTTCGTCTGCCTTTGATTCTAAGAAGAAGTATCAGATACGATGGGGAACGAGGTTGAGGTGGTTGAGGCCCCTTCTTATGAATGATTTGATGGATTGTTTTGTGGTTAAGGAAGGTGATGTGAGCTCCCGTCTGGGCTGTTCCAGTGTGACGTCAGAGGTGCAGGTGCGGGATGGAAAGCTCAGGGACCACCCCCCTGTCCTAGGTACCGGTATCTGATCGGGCAGGCGGGGGTGTGAATCGCACCTATCAAAGCTTCCACCTTTCCACATTTTCGTCGTCAGATTTGACATCACACATCGCCGGCACCACGTCGTCTCAGACAGGGATGTGCGGCCGTCCGGGGCTGACGACATTGTTCTAGCTTGTTGGAGAACACATACCGAAGTTGAAGATCGGCTTTCTTGGAGCTATGATTCCTGGTGACGGAGGCATCGGTTTATGGGATTCGTGTGATTGGGGAGGGTAGTTTTGAGTTCGGGATCAGCTAGGCAGGGCTTTTGGCGATGTGTTTTCCTGTGGCAGTGCTCTGGGATTCAAGGAGGGTGACATGAGTAGATGGGATATGATCTGGTGCTAACAGACGGGGCAGCCTCCCTCCATGCGCATGTGAATTTGTTCTCTGCCGGGCTTTCTAGCTGATGTCATCCCCATCGCCCAATGATATTCCGAGAGAGCCATGCATCGATACTTGATTTGCATGATTGGTGGATGCGGAACAACATGGAGCTTTGGTCGCGATGTTGACCTCTTTCTTTACTTTGGCTTCATCAGAGACGACTTGCCTAGCACGCCTGGGCATCGGAGCGAAGGCTAGAAGGCCCTAGGCACGGATCAGGGACCAGCGGACTCGAGATATCTAGACGTGATGTCGATTCGCTGACAAGCTGCTTCTCTGATGGGTTCCCTAGCTACTTCGCCTTCGGAATGAACATGCCAAAGTGAATGCCGAGCCTGGACGAGTCTTTCGATGCCACGGTGGAGTGACTCATATCGTCAACTCTTCATATGCCCAAACCCTTCCTAATGGGAAGACGTTTTCTTCAAGATTGCAATCCGCCGCTCGTCTTGAAGACCGTTTCGCACGTGGAAAGTTGATGGCCTCCACCAGGCTAACACGGGAACCCGTGGCGCCACGATCTGCCAGATCGACGCCGTTAAAGACAGGGCCAGCCGTGACACAGACTAGCTTTTGAGACCCGTTGCTTTCTCAGGCGCTAGCTGGACGCTCTGCAGCTGACGATGTCTCAGGCGCAGAGCCGCTAGCTCGCTTGCACACTAACGGCAGAGTAGCGAAGGCCTCAAGCCAAATTTGTTCTCCGTCTTTGACACCATTCTTGGGCGCTGAGTGGACAAAGCCGGAAAGTCTTGCTGAAACGCCAAGTTGCGTATCATGCGACTGCTGATGAAACTTATGAGCAGAAATGTCTTGACCAAGTGGCATAGTACACGATTTCACAATGTGAAAGTGCGTCCATCAATGCAAAGAACTGTCTAATCTCCTCCAACATCGTGAAGTGTCTCGCATTGGATGAGGGCATATTGTTGATGGAAGCAATTGTACTATCTCAAGTATTCATCGGGGTctctaataagctttatcAGATGGGCAGAAGGACCGTCTCTTGcggaatttaataatagtttagagGCGTCCTACCCAGCTTAGAGCGTCTTGTGTAGTATTCCGGGATGTATACTTGTTCCACGATGAAGACTAGTCAAGTCACGCTTCGTCGAGATTGGCAACAGCATATTCCGTACGAAGAGTTCCATCAACTTCTTTGTCGTCGATATTCGTGAATGCAACGTAAGCTGGCTTCTCGAAGACCAACGATGCCAATGCGAACTGAATCTTATGGTTCACTTTCACAGCATTTGGCAAAGGCTTCCCTGCAATGGTACACGTAGGAGGAAGGAAAGCTCAGCTCGTCATCCTCGCTGGCTAGTTTCACATGAAATGTTAAGAAAAAGTAGATTTGACGATGGCTTTAAATTATGTTGCCAACCGGAACGGAAACCACTTGAATACAAAGCGTGTGAGCTGGTAGCTTCTAACGCATGCAGCACGCCTATATTGTCGCTTCTTGATGTTTATGACGATGACTCCTCCCTCTTGGAAATAACTCCaaagagaaggagaagactTGCTTATATATACCACCAGACGGGCCTTCGACGTAATCTGCACTCCGATATTGCCCGATCTTGCTTGTCCTATTTGCCCAAGTGAAATCCGACCTTAAGGTTACTATGACCAACAAAAGTCACTTCGATTGGCCAGGATATTAGTCTTGACGTGTAAGTATCCCATTCTTCCTCCGCTTAAAAGCACCGCCTTCTGGACAAGCGCTCAACTCGACGTGATCAGCCCGTCACTGACCCAGTCGCTACTTCTGCATCTAAGAAGCGTCCGCTCCTGAGCCATCTACTTTATCAGGAAAAGTACCATTCAGGATATCTAACACGTACTGGCTTTGCCAGAGTGAATACAGCGTTGATAAACTCAAAGTCTGTACAGACCTCGGAAAGCCAGACATAAATTCCGGCAAAacaagaaaaaagaaaatggGACGGAAGGAGGGGGAATATTGATCTTGTTATACACGCCCCTGTCCGGACTCGAACAGCGCGCCCCTCAATCAACCTCAACTTTGACTTCATTGGAACATTGGTTTGATCACTACACTAGGCACACAGCTTGACCTGACCCGTCGACCTAAACGGACGCCGCTGTGATGGTGACAGGAATGACGTTGGGAtgatatatatacccttagcCCCACATGATAAGGTAGGTTTGTCGTGTAAGGAAGAGAAAATGGAGGTGTAAACGATCTGAAGGGCTAGTAAGTCGTAAATTCTGCCTATTAAATGCCCAGCACATCGCTCCTTAGACCTCGAAGTCCACGCTTGGGCAATGTGGCGTCTAATCCACACTACAGCTCATCTTGATGCATAGCCAGCCGCATCGAGAACTTACGATACTGTCAAGATTGAGCATCTTGGAGGTCCTAAAGGCCTGGTCGGGCGCTGAAACAGATCTACAGCTTTTCTTCGAGATCCCATCTTCGTACAGGGACGTACTACCAGTCCAAATAATAGCAGAGTTCGCAGCGCCTGTAGGCTATGCTCTCGAGTTGTCTCCGAGGAGTTCGCTGATGGTGTCAGCATCATTAAGTCCCGATACATGAGTCAAGAAGAGATGATGCCGAGCATGGATATGAAGGATCGAGAAGGCGACGGCGATGCTGAACTGACTTGAAAGATGGCGGACGAGCACACAAGCTGCGAAGAAGCGTGATACTATAGTCTCTTCGAAAACACTGCCGCATGAGGATCACTCTAGATGATGAAAGCTCAACACTGAGTATTTATACATAGAAATCGCGTGGTGAGAGTGGATGGATAGACCACCCCCCAACATTTGAAGGGGCGGGCCAATGATACAGGGGTTGAGTCGTCGAAGCTGAAGAGACCTTGGATACAGGGTAGCAAGCAGATCCAGATAGTGAAGTGTCAGTTGGGTTGAGTCCGATATCATCATTTCTGTCTTAGAGCTGAAAACTCATGATAGCGTGAGAGAGATGTTCGTTGTTTCTTGTGAATGGATGTGCATACGAAGCGTTTCTTAAGACACTAGAGGGAGTCAGATGAACCAAGCTCCACTCGGATGAAAGAAAACCATGCAGGAACCAGAAATTTTGCTAATCTGGACGCTGTTTCTCCGACACACTTTCGTAGTTCCCACCTCAACTGTAGCCATTATCGTAGAGGACCAGAACTCACAGCTAGGAGTTTTCCAACATTTTCGTGCCAGCGGTTGAAGAGAGACAACTTTCCATCTTGAAGTGATGTCTTTGTTGAGATCCCATCGAGTGTACTGCTGAGTAAAGCAGAGTTGGCTTGAATGATGGCCGGTGACTTAACATAGGCCAACCGCTGGCAGTACCAATTCAACCTCCTTCTCAACGCTGTTCTCATCTGGCGTGTTAGCTATACCAACAAGGTCGTTTCCACTGGTTAGTTTGCACTGCCCCTAGTGTCTAAAAGCGAGAAGCAAATACCATCTTTAACTTCAATAGAAAAAGCCTGATTCTGATGAGGGGTTAAAATCGGGTACACGCTAGAGGACCACGTAACGCCTCTCAAAGCTAAGGCATAACCCGTGTGGGATGTAAGCGAACCCGGGTATCAGACACGTCCGTCAAGGTCCGTCGTAGCTGCACGTAAAGCTGGGTACGAGCTTTCGGAGCATTGGTACCGAGCTGGCAAAAGCTTGGGTAGCTACGGGGAATGGACAATCTAATTGCGGCTCGCGCTCATCATGCATTGGGTACCCGCGAGGACCGTAAAGAAAAGAAATGCCGTCATAGGCTGGTGTGCTTAAAGCAATTGAGTTGGTGGTCTGAAACGGAGGCATCGAGATGGTCGAGCTTGGGGCGTAGAGCGGCGGCCCCATCTTCCCATGGTAAAGTCTTGGTCATGCATTGAGGTACTCATCCACATTAGCATAAATCGATTGCaattcttctccttctctctACGTGAGAatctctttttctttctttcttcaaGACTCTTCAAACTCTCTCCCCCAGTCATCATCATGTTTCCCGATAATCTCACCTCCAGCGGCAACATCTCCGGGTTTATGGTGGTGAAAGATGCATCCGCAGCGCTTCTCTCGCCATGGACGACATTCGACAAGGTCTACAAGTCGGTCATGGGCTACCCTGCCAGCGATTTCGAATTCGTTTACGGACAGACACCGCTCTCGACTTTCACTGAAGCCATGACTCTGGTGGTGCTGTATCTCGTAGTCGTTTTTGGCGGCCGGGAGGTGATGCGCAACCGCAAACCGCTGGAGCTGGACACGCTCTTCAAAACCCACAACTTTTTCCTGTCTCTCCTCAGCGGAGCTCTACTGGTTCTTTTCGTCGAACAGATCGCACCAAACCTGTGGCAGAAGGGCATCTACGAATGCATCTGCGGACCCACAGGCTGGACACAACAATTGGTCGTTCTCTACTACGTGAGTAGTATTTCAAACCACCTCTAACCAAGAACATAAGCTAATTCTTCCTGGCAGATCAACTACCTCACAAAGTACTACGAGCTCATCGATACCGTCTTCTTAATGCTCAAGAAGAAACCCCTTACCTTCCTCCACTGCTACCACCACCCGGCCACCGCCCTCCTCTGCTTCAGCCAGTTGATCGGAGGCACCCCGCTATCCTGGGTGCCCATCACGCTCAACCTGACGGTGCACGTTGTCATGTATTGGTATTACTTCCAGACCGCGCGGGGCGTCAAGGTGTGGTGGAAGCAGTGGATCACCGTCTTACAGATTACCCAGTTCGTGCTGGACCTTGGTGAGTCAAACCGGTTTCCCCCAGCTCACTCGACATGCCATTGACGCAAATAATGATCATACCGATGCTAATCTGCGCCGACAGGTTTCGTCTATTTTGGCTTCTACGACGTTTTCGCAGACACGTACTTCAAGGAGATTCTCCCCCACGTCGGCCGGTGCGGCGGCGAGTTCTACTCAGCCGTGACCGGCGGCGCCATCCTGACGTCGTACCTGATTCTCTTCATCATGTTCTACATTTCAACTTACAAGAAGGGCGGTCGCAGCAAGGCGGCCGCATCTGCGTCGAAAAAGTCCAACCCGACCGCCATCCTCAACGAAAAGCAGACTTTGGCGGCGGCAGTGACCTTGGGAGGTAAAAACGCCACGGTTGAGCTCGAGACCTGATAAAGTTTCACAACTCAGCTTAACTTCTTTTTGCGTTTTTATTTTGGACAAAGCATGAACCCATAGAATACCATAGACACGAAAGCATTGTTGGTCGGGTGGTCCTTGAATTGGGCCCGGTGCTCGGGCCAGAGTCTTCAAGGCGTGAGGGGGAGACGAGAGGAGACGAGATACCTCGTTGGTGCTATTGGTGGCGGTGACGGTGATGTTGGTCGGCTTGAGTATTGGTTGAGGTTCGAAAGCAGGGCGGGAGTTTACTCCGGATTGTGGAACAAATGACATGAGTTTATTGCAAGAGTGTGCCCATGTCTGACTGTATGCAAAAGTGAAATGCCATGTCTGATGGTGAAAGATGGTGGGATGGGGTGAGATGGGGAGGAAACATCTGAAGTTGTGCGGCCTGCGGTCTGCCAGAGTGAGGCGGGTCGATGGATTTAGAATTACGGGCCTTCAAGGTGTGTGGTCGGATCGTCTGGGGAATCCTGGTCCGCAGATCGCGCTAGTACGAATACGACCAAAATCCAACATGCTGACTCTCGAGGCCATTCTTCCTTTCCTCTCACTCAACAATCGTTCTCGAGCACTTGAGTTGCTAGATTTCTGTCCATCAGTTTGGCTTATGCGTGGCACTGAGAATGAATGGAAAATGTGTTACCGGCATGATCAATTGCCTCGTGCCTTCGGGACTATTGACATACTGCCATGATGCCACAGCCATGAAAGTGGTGGGCGCCTTAGTCCGGAGTGAGATCATTGACGGACATCACATGCAATTAAAGCTGGAGGTATCTTCAGTCTTGCTAAGCATATGTTGTATTTGCGATGAGTTCAACCCATGAAGCTCTTGGCCTAAGTGCCGATAGCAGGACGCCTTGCTCCAGGTGGGCAGCATCAAAGTGGCGGAGCGCGGGCAAGCCTCTCCTTGTTTCAACTCTGAACTTCTTTCAACCTCCCACACCAAGATCGTGACCAATAATCCAGTAAACTGGCAGAAACAAGCAGGTGCCATGGCTTATGAGACATGGGCAATCGTGATAATACCAGCCACTAGTAAATGGACGGCGTAGCAGAATCCCTTAGCTACCTGACTAGAGCAAGGTAAATGTCGACGATGAAGAAACAATAGAGTGATACGAGAAAATGAGTTTAGAAAAAAAGAGATGCCTGTATGGGGACTCGGAGGCAAAAGTTACAGAAAACGGTAGCGCTGCACTTCAGGATTAGGGGTATAACCATCTTAAGCTTCTGAGCAGAAGTCCTTTTTGTTTCTGTAACTGACGAGAAGCTGGTTGATTGTTCCCTATAACCCACAAGGAACATGTCTGATATCTCGTTTAAACACCCACTGTCCTCGACTCTGATTCATCACCAAGACCGCATCGAAGTCTAACCCCACTGCTGACCCAAAACGACAAACGGATACACAAGACTCCCATGATTCATCCCGTGGACGAAAAGCACTGCAACTGCACGGATAGGCCAAGCAAGCGATGAAT
The DNA window shown above is from Colletotrichum lupini chromosome 7, complete sequence and carries:
- a CDS encoding tRNA synthetase class II, which gives rise to MGFAESSNGGIRLLHMYGVERSGTMSGNGWRAAQGAIPVNVYALTRSKKVYHTKRCPRFGVSHPPPTAASRVSTSSILIPRLQSPESFTDAGDPSDVSRSQPTAKSLAVAVSGRTYRRIRPRAAPSQGENIASLEASRLPVVVERTKRRQAHKILPFREKSDLPFIASDTSNKVVSNAYVMAPSALDTFALKPPEGESLDASDGGSSIMLSTWLSSPAKYPISILVVFFSTPAGGPEEGAMLQQPTCVALDGFKCHKIIPDLNPLIIPSDHAIVPCRSSNLIATPSTFYPKLLRGRLSSISPARPSRCFANAVAVERWLRCVRAHHDRNPLAEVSLFFKTQYVVRQVFLALSEEFKECFALPQMSSPDTWSKPGSSIIVSGHIGRTRKVGKNLAFAHLERNGERIGQICAKGDNAATLAKIRPFSAVLAKGVTTDASGATRFEIDMDSIQYLNPFPKDIIVGPDTVFPPEQRHLQLRFHKELKERLRFRAQLKSSMGQAMVDREFMDVETPILFKSTSEGAREFIVPTRRPRYAYALPQSPQQYKQVLMASGMGGYYQFARCFRDEDHRADRQPEFTQLDMEKSFATGKTIMEDVEYVVGRAWDAVREQYVMEVGEDSFAPVRKASLEDWKQCVQDSMKDDAKAPLYQEYPAISAPFLRMKYTDCMDLYGSDKPDLRIPNRICRVDESLNKDFVSMITDLDAPIVEVWKISPHEDADRRDVWKFVTEFMENLPKSLSQNPDGAPTALMFDSSKPLNGFSALGPEGLDSILGSLPEEAGFSSLENGDIVLFQARKNQPQQGGSTKLGEARIALYHAAVEAGLLDRDDTFKFLWVTDFPMFTPEEEGDVGQGGASGFSATHHPFTSPHSGEDFELLFKDPLRAKADHYDLVLNGVELGGGSRRIHIAEIQEFIFRDILKMSQDKIKEFSHLLKALRAGCPPHAGFAIGFDRFVAVLSGSSSVRDVIAFPKNNNGVDEFAGGPGKMTKEQLLTYNLQFRKKE
- a CDS encoding GNS1/SUR4 family protein; this encodes MFPDNLTSSGNISGFMVVKDASAALLSPWTTFDKVYKSVMGYPASDFEFVYGQTPLSTFTEAMTLVVLYLVVVFGGREVMRNRKPLELDTLFKTHNFFLSLLSGALLVLFVEQIAPNLWQKGIYECICGPTGWTQQLVVLYYINYLTKYYELIDTVFLMLKKKPLTFLHCYHHPATALLCFSQLIGGTPLSWVPITLNLTVHVVMYWYYFQTARGVKVWWKQWITVLQITQFVLDLGFVYFGFYDVFADTYFKEILPHVGRCGGEFYSAVTGGAILTSYLILFIMFYISTYKKGGRSKAAASASKKSNPTAILNEKQTLAAAVTLGGKNATVELET